The following are encoded together in the Silurus meridionalis isolate SWU-2019-XX chromosome 2, ASM1480568v1, whole genome shotgun sequence genome:
- the LOC124377942 gene encoding thioredoxin-like: MIIVIEDQAAFDKALADAGDKLVVVDFTATWCGPCQSIAPFYKGLSENPNYGNVVFLKVDVDDAQDVAQSCEIRCMPTFYFYKNGKKIEEFSGSNQTKLEELVNTHK; this comes from the exons ATGATCATTGTTATTGAGGATCAG GCAGCTTTTGATAAAGCTCTGGCTGATGCAGGCGATAAGCTCGTCGTGGTGGACTTCACAGCCACGTGGTGTGGGCCTTGCCAGAGTATCGCTCCTTTTTACAAA GGACTTTCTGAAAACCCAAATTATGGCAACGTGGTCTTCCTCAAGGTAGATGTAGACGACGCACAG GATGTGGCTCAGTCTTGTGAGATCAGATGCATGCCAACGTTCTACTTTTACAAGAATGGAAAGAAG ATTGAAGAGTTCTCTGGGTCCAACCAGACGAAACTGGAGGAGCTGgtcaacacacacaaatga